The Portunus trituberculatus isolate SZX2019 chromosome 50, ASM1759143v1, whole genome shotgun sequence genome includes the window GGGGAGCCAATCGACAGACCTCTCGTCCGCTCCTCTCCGTCAAGATTCCAGATAACGATGGGTCTTCTCTGAGCGGGGAGACGCATGgtgagtgtatgagtgtttGATGCCTTGTCTGTATCCTTTGTGGGATTGCCGGCCTGGTGAACAGTTGGATGGATGTTTTAATCTGGtctaagaagggaaggaagtatgAATGGAacgtttctttcatttatcacttttcCTCTTGCATTTGTAGCGTGGTATTTGTTGAAGATGATGAGCTTTCACATCAGtacagtttcattttttttccttttctttattattgtcttCTCATAAGTTGAAGGAGGAAGCTAAATACATTTCACATCTGTTTCTCAGCACGAAtgtcccttctcttctcactctctctctaaaaaccaCCCCTTCTGTATCTTCTCCCTCCAATACTATCGAAACACACTTCGAACCCTCTACTGCGTGTCTTGTGGTCTGTACAGTATAGTTGAGTTCGGTAGTTGAGACAAATTCGGGAGTGAGGAGAAGTGACCTTGGCTCCTGTTGTGCTCGGCTCCTAAGTCAGGTTCGGCAAGTGAAGGTGATTCCAGTGAGGACTTCTAgacttcctctttgtcctcccttcctcctaagTGGATTAGTGGATCGAGAGAAGCaggactccaccaccaccactacggccACTCAATACCCTGTGTGTTCGGGTGGGGGCGAGGAGTGGAGGGGCTTGGCTCGACTCTGCAACAgtctgagaaaaggaaaagaaggaaaggaagaaaggatagaaaataggaaggaaatgagaggtgaTGAGTAaacaaggggagggaagaattgaagaagtaaagggaaaacttggtggaggaaagagagggaagagaagagcgagaagagatgggaaaagggaagaaaggaatagaaagaaggtaaataagaacataagaaagggagaaaggatggaaggggtTGGATCACATGCTGTTACTGGTGgtagagatagtggtggtggtggtggtggtggtggtggtggtggtgttgttgttggtggtggtggtgatagtggtagtgtatTAATGGTATAATTTTCTAGGTCTAAAACACCATAGGACTTCATTTTACATCTCAGGggaaggtagtagtggtggtggtggtggtgatagtgttggtggcagtggtggtggtggtggtggtggtggtggtggtagcagtggtggcattggtggtggtgatgattgtggtggtggaaatgtttAGCTTCTCGACACCCAAAATTAtcctcattatctctcttttatctctccccccatctccctctccctctccctctcttgtgattctccttcctcctcctcctcctcctcctcctcctcctcctcctcctcttcctcctccttctcctcttttctactctactttttctctcctttttccacctcctcttttctctttttctctccacttttactgttttctttccatcatttcatatttcttaaaatttctccatattcaatcttttttttgcATCCAATAttgtttccttcatctctctctctctctctctctctctctctctctctctctctctctctctctctctctctctctctctctctctctgtctattcttatcttcctcatcgtcttcttccctttcttctctccttgtgtCCACTTCCCTATTCGCGCGTGACGTCATACTTCACCAATTATGCAGGAGcggtggaagaaaagagagggggggagagaaaagagagagggagaggggagagagggagggagaagagagagagagagagagggagagggagtggggagagacATCACACTTGACATTTAAGTGCcccagaaactctctctctctctctctctctctctctctctctctctctctctctctctctctctctctctctctctctctcaaccatccaACCATGCACTCTTACGCTGTCCAGCTAAAAGTGTGGAGGCGAAATATGCATACTTCATGACATTATGTATATTTGAGtcaaagaatgtgtgtgtgtgtgtgtgtgtgtgtgtgtgtgtgtgtgtgtgtgtgtgtgtgtgtgtgtgtgtgtgtgtgtgtgtgtgtgtgtgtgtgtgtgtgtgtgtgtgtgtgtgtgtgtgtgtgtgtgtgtgtgtgtgtgtgtgtgtgtgtgtgtgtgtgtgtgtgtgtgtgtgtgtgtgtgtgtgtgtgtgtgtgtgtgtgtcaagttgGGAAGTAGTTTGGAtatacttggagagagagagagagagagagagagagagagagagagagagagagagagagagagagagagagagagagagagagaggtgccagTCGATGTTGGGAATGTGAAGTGGCAGTACCTCTCAGTGTTACTCCTGGCTCGTGCTTACATACTTCCCGCCGTACTGCTAATCCTGCGCCTCATCCTGCCCTCCTCTCACCGCCTCCATCCTTGCCCTCTCTTTGCCAGCCCTTCCTCCGCACCCGGCGAGGCCCTTATGGTGTTTCAGCCCTTATGGCGTATCATGCTGCCTCCTCAAAACAGACTAAATAAAACATGTCGTCGATGCCGCCTCAGCCACTTCCTCCGCCTCGTCGTTCGCCTGCTGTAGAGTCACCATGCTTCCTGCAGCGGACTCACAAGTGCCTCTAGGCGTCCACGACCCCCACTCTGAGTGATtaaggaaggagtgagtgagtcatgAGTGAGTCGAGAGTGTGGTGTCCGCGTGGCGCAGGCCTGAAAGTGAGGCGTATCAGGAACATGTGAAACCCAGGTAAGAGCGCCCCTTCAGCGCCTCGCCCCGCGTGAAGAAGACAATGGCAGCAGGCGGGGTGGGGGCGGCACTGTGGTGAGGAGCCCCAAGGTGGGTCCCGCTGACGCTCGCGTGGGCCAcatgaaaaacaagacaaaaactgAGTAAACACGAAACTGACAGATTGTTGATTGGCAAAGTAAACAAAGACGCAgcgttgtgaaaaaaaaaaaaaaatagtccagGGCAACTGGAGTGAAAATTTCCGGATATAACAGCAATTTGTTGCGGAAGCAGGACAAGCCTCCTTCACCATGCCGTCCCTGGATGATCTTGACCTGCAGCGGCTGCTCAGCATGGTGCGCGGCGAGCGGCGGCGTCGCGACCGTCGCTCCATCTGCCTGGGTCTGCAGGGGCCGTCACTCCTGCTGGTGGGCATGGCCAGGTCACTAGGTGGGTCGCTGCGACTGTCAGGCAACCATAGTTCTCAGGTTACCGATTTATTTGTATCGTACCTGCACGGTGTTGTGGGACTAGTGAGTGGTGGAGTGTGGGCGTCCCTCAACGGACCCTCCACTAAGTCTAATCTCATATTTACCTGCTGCCTTCCGTCCAGGAATATTCTCATTAGTTGCCTGGTCTGGCAGTCTTGGGAGCCGCGCCGTGCTCGCCTGAGCACCGCCGCCATGGCAACTTATGTACTTGAGCTCTTTCACGTCCTTATTGCTCCTTTTTGCTCAGGAAGCCAAGGGAGCCGTGCAGTGTAGCGTGAGCCTCACACGCCGCCACGCCCTCTGGCACAGCCTCGTCTCCCTAATGAATGTATTGAGAGCAGCGTCTGAGATTGAGAAAACATAGTAGTGTAAAAAGCAGAGGAAAAATAGGTAGATAACGGTAGATAACTATGATTCTTTATatgcttcatatatatatatatatatatatatatatatatatatatatatatatatatatatatatatatatatatatatatatatatatatatatatataaattaaattCTCGTAGTTgtattattctttctattttctattgtatgtgtgtgtgtgtgtttgtttgtttgtgtgtgtgtgtgtgtgtgtgtgtgtgtgtgtgtgtgtgtgtgtgtgtgtgtgtgtgtgtatctcactCTGCCGTGTATTGGTGCCCCAGGTATGACCCAGGGGGAGGCCCCAGGGCCGGCTGACGTGAAGGAGTCGCCGCGCAAGACCCGCGGCGTCATCCCGCACCTCAGCCACCTGCCTGACCTCAACAAGCTGTCTGATGTGATCCGCAACCTGGTGATGGGCAACGTGGTGTACGTCAAGCCCATCCTCAAACCCAGGAAGATCTGCATCTACACCTGCGCTGACTTGAAGGGTGAGTGTGGGCGccggtgaagggagagggaggtctCAGCTGTCAGGTGTACCAACACTGGCAGCGCAGGACGAGGCACCAAGGTAGGCTGTTTTCTGCCCGTAAGGTGAATTGTCTGGCCAAGGAATACGACCGTCTTTCTTTGTACAATATTTGGGTGAATTAACATAAggtaagctgcaagaagccagcaGACCAACACGCGCCAGTCCCTGTATGTAACACATTCAAACATATTTCAGTCTGTCTTGCCTTTCAACGAATCATTCTAAACTTTTTTTAAACTCTAAAGCCTCCTGATCACTGACGCTATGTTAATCTAGCATTCTACTTGAACACCGACTTCTACCTTTTAAATGTAATTATGTCGAACCTAAGTGCATGTATTGAACTTGAACCAGGGAATTGTACTACTCTAATACTAGTGGTGACCCTCTTCCACGCTAGACACCATCATGGAGCGGTCAGCCTTGATGGAGTACGTGTACCCGAAGCTGCGGCTGTACTGCATGGAGAAGGGCTACGAGCTGAACACTGTGGACTTGCACTGGGGCATCCCAGACGAGCACCTCAACGACCACTCCCTCAAGGAACTGTGTCTTGGCCAGCTCACCAGTAAGTGTTGCTTCCCATGTGCCCTTGTTGGAGAGgtcagggaagaaggaaggaaaggagggagggatgagtaCTTGTTGATAatagaggaaggtaaagaaaatgttagagggatcatgaggaggaggacaaagacagGAGGCAGGGAAAATACAAAcaccagtaaaagaaaaagagaagatactGAACGTGTTGGAGTCAGTGAAATAtggtaggaaggagagaacgagGGAGGAGTTCTAGTTCACAAAAATATGCAAGAAAGCTCATTCGTCAGTGCCCTTCTTTATCAGTGCCGTCATGAgggaggaggcggtgaaggagagaagaaacgagAGATGTAAGCTtactaattaaagaaaatggaagataacGTCTCCATGACGAccctcctttacctttcctttgccTGTAACAGCTCAAGCCCGCGACTCCCACATCGTGACCGTCGTGTTCCTTAATGAGACCTTCGGAAACGCTCTCCTGCCGCGGGTGATAGAGGGCCCAGACTTCGACCAGGGCATTTCCAGCCTCGAGGTGGACACGGACCGGGAACTGTTCTGGAAATGGTACCACTGGGATGAGAACGCTCAGCCGCCTTGCTACAAACTGCAGCCCATCAGCACCTTCTTCCCGAAtatcaaggtgagagagagagagagagagagagagagagagagagagagagagagagagagagagagagagagagagagagagagtgagtgagtgagtgagagtgaatgaaCTTACGAGCTGCATAcaaacaattaaaaagaaaagataaagctaGGAGATATACATACAATACATCTTTCTCTATACCATTCCATCATATCCGTTCACACGTATGTCTAATCTTCTCCAAAAGTTCTCTATTGACTCGGCACTAACAAGCCAAGTACTTAGCCAATTCCAATCGACCACGAGCGTAATTTAGTTCCATTGTCATCCTGTCTCCCTTTCAATTCCTGCTATTCCTTGCCTAATGTTCAATGCTGACCCTAATCACCTTATCACCCTGTCTGCACCACCCATGGCCAGTTCGAATCCCACAGAGCCTCACTAATCGGGTTTTTAGTATTTTAGACAAACTTATAGacaccttaactccttcagtaccatgacacattctcatattcattttgcttactgtttggagatttgatgcagcttcagaaacttgtgtagggattcgaatagtgaagactgtccattAACCATCTGAtcttcatagatccttcctaatgtcaataaaatggtctaatcatccCCAGACTCATGGTACAAATGCAtctcggtactgaagggattagtgTAGGAATGACCACGCCTAGGCCTGACTGTTTCTCGCAACTTCCCTTatgtttctccttcaccttcgtcAGGATGGGAACAGCGCGCAGCACCAGGAGGCGGTGGCGGACTGGAGCGCTGAGGTTAAGAAGATGATGACGCTTATGAGGACTGTGTTTAAccaggagcagaaggagaagtaCCTGAGCACCGTCATGGAGCAGGTGAGGAAAGGGACAGCTTAACACATAGAGAGGATAGatcaagggagaggagggggaatgtgggagggatgagggaaggtgtggattgagggaaggaagggacagtTCGGCACAGGAGAGGTTAGATCAGGTGAGGTGTGTGATTAGAGGCAAGAGGAACGTGGGAGGGATTAGGGAAGGTATGgactaagggaaggaaggtgattgGGGTGAAAATTAGGTAGAATAGTGAAAGTGAGGAGGTTATATAGTGTTTAATTACTgctggtgttactactactactactactactactactactactactactactactactactactactactactactactactactactactactattactactgctgctgctcctacaaCCACAATATTACTTCTACTCTTATTATctcctattactaccactactactactactactacgccaaCAATACCAGTTccaacactaacaccaccataaccaccctattctccctgtccttcctaaCACCACCCACTAACCCTAAGATTAATACTAAGCTTCCCCTCAAACTATGTATACTACAATACAAATAAACCTTTCTgggattattattaccattaccattatcattaccctAACAACATTCTGGTCTTCCACGCACAGGAGATCAAGCAGAGTGTGTTCATGAACCAAGAGAGCGCCAAACACTGCCTCTGGATCTGTCGCAAGTTCACACACTTCCCGTCACACAACATTCCAGCTCAGGGCAAGGTGTACGTGGCGGTGGAGCCCGAAAGTAAGAAGCGACTCGATATCCTGCAGAGTGAGCTGAAggtacgggagagagagagagagagagagagagagagagagagagagagagagagagagagagagagagaggggggaagagagtGAGCGTCTTGAGGAAGGGACAAAgaggtgtgtgtttatgtatgtatgtatgaatgtgcttatgtatgtatattatatgtacaTTATGTATGCAtgccacttgtgtgtgtgtgtgtgtgtgtgtgtgtgtgtgtgtgtgtgtgtgtgtgtgtgtgtgtgtgtgtgtgtgccgcagtAGTGACTCACCACGTGTCAATAACTTCatgacgcaacacacacacacacacacacacacacacacacacacacacacacacacacacacacacaaaaaaaaaaaaaaaccctatcACCAAAACACAAGCCTTaaattcctccccttcctcttctcacccctccatcaccgccacctGCAGGAGCGTCTGGATGAGATTCGTATGCTCAAGTTCCGGGTGAAGTGGCACAACTCAGGCATGAACCCCGAGGTGCCTGAACACGCCCAGTTCGTGGAGGACCTCTGCGCTCAGATCTCCCCCTTGCTCATCTCCATCATCGACGGCATCATTGAGGAGGACGAAACCAAGgtgagcaggagcaggaagaggaggaggaggaggaggaggaggaggaggaggaggaggaggaggaggaggaggaggaggaggaggaggagattatacAGAAAGGATATTTTCTGAGGaatggcaatagtagtagtagtagtagtagtagtagtagtagtagtagtagtagtagtagtagtagtagtagttgtagtagtagttgtagtagtaatagtagtagtaggaggaggaggaggagaaggaggaagaagggaaaaaggagaggagagcaagaacaataacaagaaaaaaaaaatatgtgatgaATATATGTTAGATATCTAAATTTAGCTTCAATTTCGTATCGTGACCATCTTCGTGTGTGtgactatctgtgtgtgtgtgtgtgtgtgtgtgtgtgtgtgtgttcaggccACCCCTTCACTGACCTAATATCTACCCCCTTGCCTGCAGGAGGAGCTCAAGACGTACCTGGGCATCGAGAAGCGACTCTTCCACGAGCTGATGCAACAGTCGCTCATGTGTCAGTTCCGCTACAAGAACTTCCAGGGGAGACAAGACCTGCTGGCCAAGATTAGAAGGtgggtgttttctctctctctctctctctctctctctctctctctctctctctctctctctctctctctctctctctctctctctctctctctctctctctctctctctctctctctctctctctctctctctctctctctctctctctctctctctctctctctctctctctctctctctctctctctctctctctctctctcacgtgtcaatattccttcccttatcttcttCGTCGCCTCCGTCAGATATCTCAACAACGATTCCTGCGTGCCACTCATCATGCACGGCGAGGTGGGGTGCGGCAAGTCGTCCCTCATCGCCAAGGCCATGGAGAGGTGCTGCGAGTGGCTGGTGGACGTGCCCCTCGTCGTCAGGTGGGTAACGGAAGCAACAGTGACATGAATAAAACAGTATGCAAATCTAACATCACCAGCCATGATTAGTGAGATGCATATAACATGGGCTTgggtggcgtggtgtggcgtgacGTGACGAGTGACTTGCCTTTGCTGGTAGGTTCGTGGGCCTCACCCCCGGGTCGTCCACAGCGGAGCAGGTGCTGAGGTCCATCGCTGAGCAGTGCTGTGCCCTCTTCGGGGAGCATCCCGCCGAGGCTGCCAAGGTGATACTCAGGGAAGAGACACTTGACTTAACCTTACCTGGCTAGTTCTTACTTGTGTTCCATTTATTGCCCTCTCATTGATTCCCTGATTCTTACCTGTCGTACTCAACCTATACGTCATTGTTTTctacttatcttccttctcttatctgtGTTTATCCATGCtcgttcctcttttccttctcattcgcTCCGCACCAATTTGTTTCGCCTGTGGATGCGTCATTTCGTCTTTATGAACTTGTATGTTGGTGTCTTTTCTCCTTGTCATCCTGCTATTATTCACATTGATGTACCCTCGTTCATCCTTGCTTCAttgcccttcctttccttaccattTCACCTGAAAATGCGTGACGTTTTTATCTGTTATTTCcaaattctttctccttttcttgtgcttatctttctttgttcctccttactccatctctcactttctgtttttctcaccTGTGCCACTTTACTCAGGAACTGTAGCTTCTAGTGGCATTCTTCTCagtctttctctacttttcatttcttttctcatcgTACAGGATGTGCGTCACGTGTTAAGAATAGGTAGTATATGAATATTTAAAGGAATAATGTGCAGATATAATTAATTTCATAAAGGAAAAACTGTGGCTTCTGATGACACTCTTTTTAaatatcttgtctttttttccacgTTGTTGTGCAGAGCATGCATCACGTGCTAAAAATAGCCACTGTATTAGTATTTATGAGATGAATAGCGGGTGTGCTAATGTAAAAGTTCACAGAGGAGAAACCGTAGCGTCTGATAGTGTTCTCTAtaacctcctctctttcttcctggtgACTGTGCAGGGCGTGCGCCACATGTCGTCCTTCCTGATGCACGTGTGGTCCAAGGCGTGCAAGGTGCGGCCGTTGGTCATCATGATTGACGGCATCGACCAGGTGAAGAGCTACGGGTCCACCTCGCTGGAGTGGGTGCCCCGGGAGCTGCCGGAGAACGTGAAGCTCATCATGACTGTGCGGGACGACTCGGAGCAGATGAGACTCCTGCAGAGCATCATCGAGGACCGCGCCTGCTTCCTGAAGGCACGTGCTCTTGCTCTCTTGCTGCCAAGGGGTCGATAAAGCTAGCTCACTTCACCTCATAGCAGAGAAGATTAGAGAGACTGTAGAAATTATCTTTGTCTGTTAAtcaactatttatttatcagttgAATATTACGCTGTTTCAAATTGCAACCTAAATTAACGGATCAGCGTCGAAATTAACTGAATTAATCTAAATCAAGCCCTAAAATGAACTCACAAATGTTACCGCGCTATTACCGAGAGCAAAATTTTCGATACTTCTTTCTAGCATACCTTGGGGACTGGCACTCAATTAACCTTCCTttacatacacattttttttgccattgactgaccctcCCTCTTATATAAACAATCTAATTTAGCGTGTGTCCTCTGTCAGATCCCCCCGATGACGCTGGACGAAGGCTACAGTAAGTTCGAGGGAATCCTGAAGGCGCACCATCGTAGCGTGAACAAAGAACAGCGGGACCTCGTCAGCAAATACATTCAAGAGTGTCCATTGCCGCTCTACGTGGAGGTGAGGCGTCTGACGAGGGTGTTGCTTTGTTTTGAtgtaaagaagggagagagaagaaaagtgcaaAGAAAGTGTAAGGGAAAggatgataaggaagaagagaagaaagagaaagaaggaaagaagagaagaatagataaaggaaatagatttgtaaagggaaagaggaaaggagagaataattataagaaaagagagaagaaaagaaagaaagaagagaaggatagataatgtaaataagattggtttctttctctttgctttgtgttagggagagaaaaggaaggatggaaagaaaggacgagaaaggagaaaaaatgaaggaagaaaggatggataaggatagagaaacgaaatgaataagagagaggaaagaaaagattgaaggttagcagaaggaaggacgagaaaggaaagaaggacgaaaggaatgactgtgaaggaaatagaataagctaactttccttctctttttccttcagatTTTGGGTCGCATGGCGTGTCACTGGACGGGCGCCGAGTCACAGCTGCCCCTCAAATCCACCTTGATGGAGCAGATCAGCATGGTGTTTGACGAGCTGGAGGAGACGTACGGGAAGGTGggcaactaacacacacacacacacacacacacacacacacacacacacacactctctctctctctctctctctctctctctctctctctctctctctcacacacacacacacacacacacattgatgtcATTAATCATATTCACCTTCTTATATCATCTTATCCTCATAAACTAACAAGCTACATCaatatctttctctatctcttctttcttactcaTAATGTCCTATCCGCCGTGCCTGCTGTGTCCGCCGTGCCTGCCGTGCCTGCTGTGTCTCAGGTGGAGGTCTCGCACACCCTGGGTTACCTGACGGCTGCCAAACACGGGCTTTCCGATTCAGAGATGATTGATATCCTCTCCTGCGACGAGGCTGTGCTTGAGAAGGTGTTCGTTCACTACATtcctccaggtgtgtgtgtgtgtgtgtgtgtgtgtgtgtgtgagagagagagagagagagagagagagagagagagagagagagagagagagagagagagagagagagtgtgtgtgtgtgtgtgtgtgtgtgtgtgtgtgtgtgtgtgtgtgtgtgtgtgtgtgtgtgtgtgtgtgtgcgtaatgtTTTTGCTCGTCGTCTTCGGTCAGTCGATTAGTCAgtttatcagtcagtcagccactaactcactcactcactcaattagtcagtcagctagtcactcattcagtctggtattcactcactcagtcattcaATTATTCATTCGGTCAGTcaggcactcactcactcactcagtcaataaatcaatcaaccagtcagtcagttactcgGTCAGTCAGTaaggcactcactcactcattcactcaatcaatcagtcagtcagttactcgGTCAGTCAGGTcaggcactcactcactcagtttaTCAAtccctcgctcactcactccgtCATCcaacccctccacccctccctgccACAGTGCGCCGGTGCCCCTCGTTGCTGTGGGTTCAGATCTCAAAGCAACTGCAGCCGTTCCTCATGAAGACCATCGTGGCGGGGATCTGTCTCTTCACCTGGCGCCACGAGAGCTTCAGGGACGCTGCCCGGGCCCGCTACCTGGACACACCTGACCAGATAAACATGTGCTGCACCGCCCTCATTGATTACTTCCAGGTAAGCCGCCCacgcttcactccctcacaccatGACTGCTTTTAAAGGCTATAGAGGTGGGGGTTCTTAACattgtttctcctattaacaGTGTAGAAGTCTAGTTTATCTATCAAACtattaaaaacatccttaaaaaccccgcCTATAtgcaactggagcctttgaaagtagtgtaAGTACGGCACAGAAGCGTTTATGGTAACTTGCCCCACTATTATAATAACGCATCTCTCTGCCTCTGCATTCGTAGTCAGCCTTGTTCCCgttatgtgttgtgtttgtggcgTGCTGCATTGGTACTGTTGTCGGCAGAGCAAGTGGGCGAACGGCGTGAAGAAACCGATGACGGGAAGTGAGGAGGGCACGGAGGAGGGCAAGGAGCGGTACGTGCTGGACCAACCCACCAAGTACCGCGGCAGGtgagttttcagagagagagagagagagagagagagagagaaaatacaaagggATCTCTGTAAATCTTATAAATCCTTCTCTTGtatctcttttactttctcctcttccaacacaaccatcacctctttttcttaatgctccttctcctcctcatctcaccaccaccaccaccaccaccaccatcactacaacaactattactctTACTGatctaactaccaccaccaccatcaccaccaccactcccgccCTCCCCGCAGCAACATGTCCAAGATCTCAGTGCAGCCTGTGTTCAGCCGCCACAACCGCCGCAAGCTGGATGAACTGCCCTACCAGGTGCTTCAACTTCGGGGTCGCATCCTGGAGGAGTTTGTGCTCAACTTCGACTGGGTGTACGAGA containing:
- the LOC123499789 gene encoding NACHT domain- and WD repeat-containing protein 1-like isoform X4 → MGSSCSSSQSLKDNVSVKSEETSSQHPRAITPVPVRAVSSSTSDRSYDTDSCLSEKGGGANRQTSRPLLSVKIPDNDGSSLSGETHGMTQGEAPGPADVKESPRKTRGVIPHLSHLPDLNKLSDVIRNLVMGNVVYVKPILKPRKICIYTCADLKDTIMERSALMEYVYPKLRLYCMEKGYELNTVDLHWGIPDEHLNDHSLKELCLGQLTTQARDSHIVTVVFLNETFGNALLPRVIEGPDFDQGISSLEVDTDRELFWKWYHWDENAQPPCYKLQPISTFFPNIKDGNSAQHQEAVADWSAEVKKMMTLMRTVFNQEQKEKYLSTVMEQEIKQSVFMNQESAKHCLWICRKFTHFPSHNIPAQGKVYVAVEPESKKRLDILQSELKERLDEIRMLKFRVKWHNSGMNPEVPEHAQFVEDLCAQISPLLISIIDGIIEEDETKEELKTYLGIEKRLFHELMQQSLMCQFRYKNFQGRQDLLAKIRRYLNNDSCVPLIMHGEVGCGKSSLIAKAMERCCEWLVDVPLVVRFVGLTPGSSTAEQVLRSIAEQCCALFGEHPAEAAKGVRHMSSFLMHVWSKACKVRPLVIMIDGIDQVKSYGSTSLEWVPRELPENVKLIMTVRDDSEQMRLLQSIIEDRACFLKIPPMTLDEGYSKFEGILKAHHRSVNKEQRDLVSKYIQECPLPLYVEILGRMACHWTGAESQLPLKSTLMEQISMVFDELEETYGKVEVSHTLGYLTAAKHGLSDSEMIDILSCDEAVLEKVFVHYIPPVRRCPSLLWVQISKQLQPFLMKTIVAGICLFTWRHESFRDAARARYLDTPDQINMCCTALIDYFQSKWANGVKKPMTGSEEGTEEGKERYVLDQPTKYRGSNMSKISVQPVFSRHNRRKLDELPYQVLQLRGRILEEFVLNFDWVYEKLCGSDTYQVLEDVSLALTNHANNIELVLLKEVLELAAYALGYDGRQFYSQVYGRLATLMKEPKNHETYPIIHKLYDRAAHAPVPCLLPLTVCLHEPFQDQNMKLGDGQVYFNALIRARHNPHYVITLSTERGEIAVWNIFTMTPVRTLTGITQPRKLKMIDDYRCLVLCGRELRIYNFDEGLFVMKLREVMNQKMPYFGLHDKDHVVALSRSRMYVNMMNLQNGDCVATFKVGEDRFLNSLMVSENGKICVCGDETQKPSALLVWDLELRKLMYDLRIPHHEFITRHAAITKEGHYVSCVCREVDEPAPNFIVVYDLQSGTLFKKWKPGVNIISIAISSAGSCVIVGLEDSKLMAYDLITGNPRWTLKGHTAPPTTIRLDNRGLQCLTYDALGRDRSVRVWDIHTGNSLAVLTPDQAITACEISSDGKAVVMALEGRNEIVTFLLCHQKGVDGHASPKSYGNDTNRGKVFDLSQAGTWPMSGDTEENMLWS